A single Streptomyces sp. Edi2 DNA region contains:
- a CDS encoding GNAT family N-acetyltransferase → MKSVNTPPVDRPLPAVELRVPTDEDAMNWHRVFNDPDVMEFHGGTPAELSVYEELTARQRRHHAERGFCLYTLVDPADGAVLGFAGAQPWPWDWGPAGEIEIGWRLGRASWGKGYATAAAQAALAAVRTAGVRRVVSLVDAHNERSIAVTRRLGMRRAEMVITPAQRTAYCHRLEV, encoded by the coding sequence GTGAAGTCTGTGAACACCCCGCCCGTGGACCGGCCGCTTCCTGCCGTCGAACTGCGTGTGCCCACCGATGAGGACGCGATGAACTGGCACCGGGTCTTCAACGACCCGGACGTCATGGAATTCCACGGCGGCACACCGGCCGAACTCTCCGTCTACGAGGAGCTCACCGCGCGCCAGCGCAGGCACCACGCGGAGCGGGGATTCTGCCTGTACACGCTGGTGGATCCGGCGGACGGCGCGGTCCTCGGCTTCGCCGGCGCCCAGCCGTGGCCGTGGGACTGGGGCCCGGCGGGCGAGATCGAGATCGGGTGGCGGCTGGGGCGCGCCTCCTGGGGCAAGGGCTACGCCACCGCCGCGGCGCAGGCCGCGCTGGCGGCCGTCCGCACGGCCGGCGTCCGCCGTGTGGTCTCCCTGGTGGACGCGCACAACGAGCGGTCGATCGCGGTGACCCGGCGGCTGGGAATGCGGCGGGCGGAGATGGTGATCACACCCGCGCAGCGGACGGCGTACTGCCACCGGCTGGAGGTGTGA